TGAGAGGTGTGGCATTCTTTTCAGGAGGCAAAGATGGGCTTTATGCAACGTACTTAGCCGAAAGACAAGGAATTGAAATTCCCTACCTTCTGGCAATGAAAACTACAATCGGCCTATCACCTCACTACGAAAACTTAAGCGAGCTGAAAAAGCTTGCAGATGCAATGAATAAGAAGCTCCTGATCTTCGATATGGCCAAAGGAAGCGAAGCTCTCGCTGAGTTCATAGCATCTCTTGACGTTGATTACATAATCGCTGGGGATGTCCTACTTGAAGATCATTTAAAGTGGGTTGAGTTGCTCGCTGAAAAGAGCGGGACAAGAACTTTAGAACCGCTATGGGGGAGGAACACATTTGAGCTTGCGAAGGAAATAATAAACGCCGGCTTCGAGTACTCAATAATTGCCGTCAATAAGGAAAAGCTCTCAAAGGAGTGGCTCGGCTACACCTTTCGCTCAATTAGAGATTTGGAGCAGTTTTTAAAGGAAAATCCCAATGTTGATCCCGTAGGAGAGTTTGCAGAGTTCCACACTGTGGTTTTAAAGTGTCCGCTATTTGAGAAGAGCTTTGAGCTAAAACCAGAGGAAGTTGAGGAGGGTGAAAGATACTGGTGGCTGAGGTTCAGGCTGGTGAGAGCATGAAAGCTGGAGAAATTCTCCGAAGACTTGAATCAAAAGGCATAACTCTCAAAAAGATGCTCGACACAGCTTTGGAGCTTTACATTGGAGAAGATGTTGAAAGGATTAGGGAGAAGCTCAAGCCTCTGATGCTCCATTATCTCAAAGATGTCAATGTTCAAGCCCTTTTTATGGCGGCATTGCTCCTTGAGGAGAACTTTAAAGTCAAAGGAGATCCAGTTAATTTGGTTGCAGATGAACTGATTGGCATTAACATTGCAGAGTACATCGGTGGAAAGATAGCTCTTTTCAACTTCTTCTACTATGACACCAAAAAGCCGGGAATCTTAAAAGAGCTACCACCGTTTTTGGACGATGCAGTTGGGGGATTCATAGCTGGCTGCATGACAAAGCTCTTTGAACCTATGAATTTCGATTCAGCCGAGACTCCCAGCGGAGGAAGATAAACAGAAATATGAAGAGAATTGTAATGTAATAACTAACCGCAAAAGGCAGAATCCCAGCTAAGCCGAGCGTGTATACAAAGGCGAGAGCCAAAACAACGATGAGCAATATTCGATAGTGTTCCTTCTTCATTGCACAAATAATCGGAGGAAGAATTTTTAAGGCTTTTCAACATTGGATTAATTAGCCGGGTGGTTCAATGAAAAACATCATCTCTTTCATGACAAGGATTCCGCTTGAGGGTGACTTTGAAAAAGCAAGGCAGGAGATTTGGGCGTTCCCTATGCTGGCAGTCATTACTTCTGCTTTATCCACAATTGTCCTTTATTTTAACGCTCCTCTGAAAAATATTTTGGCAGTTCTGCTCTTATATTTCACCATAGGCTTGCTCCACCTTGACGGATTAGCAGATTTTGCCGATGGGATTATGACCAAAGGGGACAGGGAAAGGAAGATTAAAGCCATGAAGGACTTGAACACTGGGATAGCAGGAATTTTTGCTGTTGTAATGGTTCTGCTTATCCAAGTCTACTCTTTGAGCTACACCCCGTTCTACGCCCTTTTTCTGGCAGAGCTGAACTCGAAGTATGCGATGGTTCTGGCTTTAAGCACGAAGAAGCCTTTAGGAGATGGGTTAGGAGCTTACTTTATGGAGGCTATGAGCAGAAAGCAACTGCTTTTGGCAACCATGATTTACATTCTCTTACTGGTGCCTTTCTTTCTCTACGAGTGGAGAACTGTTATTAGTGTTCTTGGATTTCTAATTGGGGCTTACATCATAAAGCTCAGCTTAGATAACTTTGGCGGTTTAAATGGTGACTGCATTGGAGCGGTGGCTGAGATAACGAGGGGCGGAACGCTTTTGATCTTGGCTTTCATTTGGTGATACTTATGATAATCATCTTAGCAGGAGGAAAATCTACCAGAATGGGAAAAGAAAAGCCCGTTCTCAGGATAGCCAATAAACCGATGCTCCTCTGGATTTATGAGCAGGCAGAAAAAGTTGATGAAGTTTTAGTCGCATTGAGCAAAAATACACCCAAAACGAGAGAGCTCTGCCTTCGGGAGGGAATTCCTTTTATTGAAACCTCTGGAAAGGGTTATGTTCACGATGTTCAGGGGCTTTTAAAGGAATTTGGTCCATTTGTAAGCATCTCCGCAGACGTTCCTTTTGTGAAAGCAGGTGATTTCTGGCTCATCAAGAAAGCCTTTGACGGAAGAAAAAGCTTAACGGGGGTTCTTCCCTTAAGTCTTGTTCCAAAAGATCTCCACCCCGTAACCTATAGGGGATGTGCAATTGTTGGGTTAAACGCCGTAGCTGAAGAAGGAGAAGAGTTTTTCAAGCTTACAAATCCATTATTGGCTCTGAATGTGAACACTCTGGAAGAGCTGGAGCTTGCAGAAAAAATTGCAAAGCTGATTTACAGCCCTAAGCTTCTCAAGATGTAACTAATGTCGAGATTTCTCTCAACAATCTTTGCAAACCTCTCGATTTCCTCTTCAATACTCCACTTCTGCACTGTTATTGGTTCAAGACCCTTTTCTAAGCGAAGCATGTTCAAAAACCGCTCTGTAAATTCAAAGTTGTGAAAAATTCCGTGGAGATAAGTGCCAAAAACCCTTTTCCCAACAGCTCCTTCAGGCTCAAAGGTCTTAACTCCGTTTATTTTACGTATTATTGAGAATGGGTTTTTTGATACAGAGCGCCCCATCCTAATCTCATAACCATCAACGTTTAAGCCTCTCATAGGCTCCCACATAATTTCGGCCTTTAAATGGTTTGTTCTCTTAGTTTTAGCAAACACCGTTTTAGCTTTCAGCAGACCAATACCCCTAACCCTACCACGCTTCGACTCTATTTTATCAATAATTTTTTCTCCAAGCATCTGAAAGCCACCGCAGATTCCTACAACGAATGCTCCATCTTTATGTGCTTGGATTACTGCATCTTCAATGCCGTTCTCCCTCATCCAGAGCAGATCTTCAATCGTGTTCTTGCTTCCTGGAATTATGATTAAATCCCCTTTGATTTCCTCCGCTTTTGTGACATAATCAACTCCGTTTGCCCAGTGGAGGGGTTCAAAATCTGTGAAGTTGCTTATATGTGGGAGCTTAATGATTTGAATATGCAAATCGCCCTTAACCTTTGGAAAGCTAACGAGAGAATCTTCCTCTGGGATTTTGTGCTCCGTGTATGGTATCACACCCAAAACCTTCTTACCGTATTTCCTCTCAAGATATTCAAAGCCAGGCTTCAGAAGAGAGGCATCTCCCCTAAATTTGTTGAAGACAAAGCCGATTACGAGTTCCCGCTCTTCTTTACTTAATAACTCCATTGTGCCAACTATAGAAGCAAAACTACCGCCTCGATCTATGTCCGTAACGAGAATGACTTTGGCATTTGCATGTTTTGCAACACGCATATTTGCAATATCATAATCTTTGAGGTTGATCTCGACTGGACTCCCAGCCCCTTCAATTACAACGATGTCGTGCTTTTCCAAAAGCTCATCTAAAACCTGCATAGCTTTTTTGAAAAGTTCCTCTTTCTTTGAGAGCATATATTCACGAGCGGAGACACTTCCTATTGGCTTCCCCATGAAAACTATTTGACTCCTCATATTCCCCTCTGGTTTAAGTAAAATGGGGTTAAAATTTATTGAGGGTTTCTTTCTGCACGCTAAAGCTTGTAAATACTGCGCCCTGCTGATCTCTCCTCCTTCTATGCTCGGAGCCGAATTTAGGCTCATATTTTGGCTTTTAAACGGAACTACATCGTAGCCCATGTCCGTGAAAATTCTACATAAGGCTAAGGTTAGGAGAGATTTTCCAGCTCCTGATGAAGTGCCCTGAATCATGAGGGCCTTTCCCATATTTTACTCACCTCAGGATAAAGCAAATTGGGAGGCTCACCTTTTCCTGTTGCCTTTATTCTATACGTGTTTGGCAGGATTCTTCTCACTTTTCTTATGCATTCATCAACCTCCTCATATACGGGGTTCTGGACAAGAGGATCAATTCTGAACCTGATTTTTGGATTTAGTGATGCTATGAATTTGGCTATTTTTAATATTTCATTACACTCTACGATACCTTTAACATAAACAGTTTCGGCAACTATTTTTCCGCTTTTTGCAAAGCGTTTAAAGTTCTTAAGAGCCTTATAGTTAGAAACACCAGTTATTTTCTTGTGAAGCTCATTATCAAGGGCTTTTATGCTGAATGTTATCCCTCTTACCAAATCAACAAGTTCCTTATCCAAAAGCTCACCATTAGTGATAAGCCACACGTCAATCCCCTCTTTTTTCAGGCGTTTTATTAACGGTTTGAGCTCTCTATCAATTGTAGGCTCTCCGCCTCCGAAAAAAGCCAGCTTAACGCCATTTTCCTTTAAAATTCTTACAACTTCTTCAATGCTCAAAAATTTAATATCCCCTCGGATCCACAGCTTATCAAGCTTTCTCTTTAAATCATCTGGAAGACACAGATTCCATTTTTCAAACGCCCATACACAATAAGAACAGCGCCAATGACAACCATGGAAGAGCACATATGCATCTCCGCTTTGAAATTGGACAATGTGATAAACATTTGTCATGGCAACCACCAAAAGAAAGGGTAGAGGGAAAAAGATTAACCAGAGACCGAGGTACTACACTTCAACGGTTGTGGTTCATAGTTGAAAACTTCAGGATGTATGAATTCTGCCAGCTCTTCTAAGCCCAGCACAATTCTTGGCCCTGGACGCGAAATTATGTTGTCGTCGCTTATAACATAGACCCTACCGTTCTTCACGGCATCTGTCTTTGCGAGCTCTGTCTCACAGAGCTGTTCTGGCGAAATTCCAGCATGAGCTGAGAGTATTATGATTTCTGGATTTCTCGCCAACACCTGCTCAATGCTAACTTGTGCCCAGCCAGTTAAATCATTGAATACATTCTCTCCACCGGCTAATTCAATAAGATCGCCCTGGAACGTATCTCTACCAGGAGTGTAGATTGGGTTCCACCAGCTTATGAAGAAAACCTTTGGCTTTGGCTTATCCTTGACTATTGAAGTTATGTACTCAACTTTTGCCTTCATTTCATTAACAACACTCTGTGCATATTCTTCCCTGTTGGTAACCTTACCCAAAAGCTCAATTTGTTTATAGATTTCATCAATGTTTCTCGGTGCAACGATTATTACTGGTGCAATCTGCTGGAGCTGGTCAAGATATTTAAGGTGCATTGAAGTCCCGATAATCAAGTCTGGCTTAAGTGATGCGATAATCTCAATATTAGGATCGCTAAAGCCACCAATTTTCGTAATATTAGCTACTTGAGGTGGGAAGTCATCGTACTTTGTAACACCAACAACCTTATCACCGGCACCTATATAGAACAGGGTTTCTGTTATGCTTGGTGCAAGTGAGACAATTCTTTGGGGCTCTTTTTCAATTGTGACTGTTCTGTTCATGAAGTCAATAACAGTGAGGGGATACTTTCCTCCAAATACATCAGGATGAATAACTTTTGCAAGCTCTTCGAGCCCAATAACAATTCTTGGAGAGGGTCTTACAAGGACATTGTCGTTTTGAATTACCACCACCTTTCCTTCCTTGGCGGCAGTTGTCTTTGAAAGTTCGCTGTGATATACATCCTGAACCGTCATTCCACAATGAGGCGTGAGAATTATGACTTCTGGATCCTTAGCTAAAACCTGCTCTACACTTACCTGCGCCCATCCTTCAACATCGCTGAATACGTTTTCTCCACCGGCTAATTTAATCAAGTCATCAATGAAAGTCCCCTTTCCAGCGGTCATCAGGGGATTATTCCAGACAACATAAAAGACCTTGACTTTTGGCTTGCTCTTAACTGCATTTTGGATTTCCTCAACTTTTGACTTCATATCTGCAACAACTTTTTGTGCTTGTTCTTCTTTGTCGACAACTTTACCGAGAAGTTCAATTGCCTTGTAGATGTCATCCATGTTCTTGGGGTCAATGATTACAACCGGGGCAATCTGCTCAAGTTGAGTGAGATATTTCAGGTGCATAGATGTAGCGATGATTAGATCGGGTTTCAGAGATGCAATTATTTCGATGTTTGGATTGCTAAATCCCCCAATAATTGTTCTACCTTCCTGCACTCCCGGGGGAAAATCATCATATTGGGTAACACCTACAACTTTGTCCAAAGCCCCGAGGAAGTATAAGGTTTCGGTTATACTTGGAGCTAAGGAAACGATTCTCTGAGGCTCTTTTTCAATGGTAACTTTTCTATCTGCAAAATCAGTGATGGTTATTGGATACTTTCGCTGTTCAGTCTCCGTTGGAGCTTTTGTAGTTGAGGTTGTGTGAGCTGCTGTCATCTCTTTTGAGGAGGTTGCTTGGGTAGTCGTACTTGTTGGGGTTGTGCTTTGGGTTGAAGATGTCTGTTGATTTATACAGCCCGCTATTATTACTCCAAACATCAAAATTGTCAAAATCAGGGCGACTTTTCTTTTCATGATTCTCACCTTTTGGATTATTTGTCCAGCCTTCAGCAAAAATATGGGCGAAGGGTATATAAGCTTGTTGGATAAAATTGCCAAGGGTGAAGATTATGATGCTGGTAGTTTTGGGGAACACTGAGGTAAGCACAATCCCGGGAATAAGTGTTGCCGGAGCAACTCCGGAGTTAACCAAATTGACTCCTCCAGCGGATGCCGAATATCTGTTTTATGAAAAGCCTGAAATCATTGATGTTATCCCCGTAACTCCAGAAGGGCACCCGACACCAGCTATAATCACTAAAGCCGCTAAGGAACTGGCTGATTTTCCAATTGTAATTGTCAGGGGAGGGACTTATTTAGCACCATTAGTTCCTCACATTCACATAAGCGACGTAGTTGGGAGGGACTTCCGCAGGGAGAAGGCCCTCCCGGAGGCAGAAAAAATAATAGAGAAGGCAAAACTCTTTGGACAGCAGCTGGACAAACTTAATCTTAGAGAAATAGTAATTGGTGAGTCAACCCCTGGAGGAACGACAACGGCTCAAGCTGTTCTCTGGGCTTTGGGATATGATGCGAGAACTTCATCTGCTTCACCAGACAATCCGCAGAGCTTGAAGGAGCAGGTAATCATGGAAGGCTTCAAAAGAGCGGGCATTGAAAAAGGTGGATTTGCAAATGAACCTTTAAGAGCATTAGAGGAGTTCGGTGACCCAATGATGGCAACCGTTATTGGACTCTCCCAGGGATTCAAAGGTAACGTTGTCTTAGCAGGTGGAACTCAGATGCTGGCAATAGCTGCTCTGCTCAAGGCTATGGGGGAAGATTTGAGCAGATTCATGATCGCCACGACAAAGTGGGTTGTAAATGATGAGAGTTCAACGTTCAAGAAGACGGCAAAAGATATTGGCATAATCTACTACTACGCTGAGCTTGACTTTTCAAAGAGCAAGTTCAAGGGTCTGCAAGATTATGAGAGAGGATATGTGAAGGAAGGCGTTGGAGCTGGGGGAGCAGTTTGGCTGGCTGTTAAGAGAGGGTTTACAGTTGATGATGTTGCAAAGAAGGTTGATGAGCTTTATGAAAGGCTTATGGAGATTGGAGGAAAAGCTTAATTTGCTGTCTTTTCTTTTTTATGCTTGTAAAATATAAAATGGGAGAAAATCACCCAAACAGAATCTTAAGCTCCTTCACAAAAACCTTACGATTGACTATGATGTGAGCAATGATAAGAACGTTCATGATGAGAGCGACTTTTGTTCTAAGTGCAAAGATTTGAGCCTTGGTCATTCCAAGGAATGCTCCGTTTTTTGTGGCCCACAGCATGCCTATTGCAGTGAATAACGCTAAGAGGAACACGATAAACAGAACAAGTGAAAGCAGTGCCTTGACTTTAAGCTTTCTTCTCATCTTGGGATTCTTTGCGGCATCATCAAGCATCTTTTCCATTGGATCCATTTTTACACCCCCAGTGCAGTCATTAATCTTCCTTATCAGCCCTTTAAAAGTGTTCCGAAGACCGTCAAGCTCTTAAACGAAAAAGAGTATTAGACTCCATGGTTGGCAAACACTACATCCATGCTTTCAAGGAACCGATGCTCAGCTTAAGCAACGCCCCTCATAACGGTGGATTATTCAGGGCTAATGGCTTCTTCTTCATGCACGTTCACAAGAACTACAGCGGCAACTACAAAGAAGACTGCCTTAATTTCGAAAAGCAGAACGGATTAAGGGACTTTGTGGGCTTCATGACAGCGGCAGATATTCCAAAAGTTCTCGTCCATGCAAAAAATGGGAGAGTTGAGGCATATATAACGGCAGGAATAACAAATCCTGCCATAGCGGGTGACGAACCTCCACCATGGAAGCCCGGAACGATAAACATTGCCCTCATAATATCTGAAGGGTTAAGCGTTGGAGCATTGGCAAACGCTATAATGACCGCAACAGAAGCAAAAACTTACACCCTGCTGAAGCTTGGCTACAACGCAACGGGAACCACAAGTGATGGGATTGGGGTGTTTGCTTATGAAGGAAGAGAAGAGTGGGCTGGAACTGCAACAAAGCTCGGTATCTCAATTGGAAAAGCCGTAAGAAAAGCCCTAAAGGAAAGCTTGGTCAAATGGGAGAAAATCAAAGATTAAGATTTAAAAATTGTGGCGGGAATAATCTACTGGGGATGATGCCTTCCGACGCTGAGGGATGATGAGTGGACGGCTGGCTGATCACTTAAGCCGGAACAGGTCTGAGCGGGTTATTATCCCTACAGGCTTTCCCTCCTTGTTCTGCACAATAACCGCTGGATGCTCTTCAAGGAGATACTTAACGACCTCAATGTCTTCCTCCTCATTGACTATTGGAAAAGGCTCCTCCATGACTTCCATAGCTTTTCTCTCGTAGATGTCTTCATATTCCAGGCTCTTTCTCACAAGTGTTTTTTCAGTTACAGATCCGACAACTTTGTTTCCTGCAATCACAGGAACCTGGGATATGTTGTGTTCGTTCATCAGCTTGATTATCTTATCCACTTGATCATACGGTTTAACAGCAATTATCGGAGAAGACATTACATCTTTAGCTTTCAACTGGGCTTTCTTACACTGAAGAAGGGCCTCAAGAATTCGATTAAAAGTTGAAAGTCTGGGATCAACTCTTCCACTTTCAAGCTTAGCTATATACGCTTGGGTAACACCTGCCCTTTTAGCAAGTTCCTCTTGAGTAATTCCAAGCTCTTTTCTGATTCGTCTTATCTCTCGCGGATCAATGGGGCGGGGAAGAATTACCATAATAACCACCGGTTATTAAAATTAACTTTGGGGATTATAAAAGTTTTGAAATTGTGGGCCGGCAACAGAGACACCCCGCTCATGGCTCACGGGGGCGGATGCACCGGCCCTATGGGCTCGGCGTGAGCACACTCCGCTCATTGAGCCCGAGTTCTTGCGGAGGCGGGTTCGACCGAGCCCACGAGGGTACGAATTGTACCCTCGCTGTCGGCATTAATAATTGGGATGATTGAGATTTAACCTTTATGCTGTGCTTATCAATATTACACCAATCACTGCCATCACTAAACCGGTCAGAATCTTGCTGTTTGGAGGCTCTCTTAGAATAAGAATAGCCAAGGTCGCTGAGATAATCGGATTTATTGCCGTAATTGGAGCTGCAATTGGAGAACCGACCAAGCTAACTGCCTTCACAAATGAATACTGTCCAATGAATAAGCCTAAAAACGCTGCTCCTGCTAATGCTGTTAATTCTCTTTTTGTAATTGTTTTTATCTCGCTTTCATATTTCTTGACAAATACGCTAATCCCCAAAGCAGCAAACATCATCCTAAGCCCAGCCAATGTAAAAGGTGAAATTTGAGCAGAGAGCCATTCCATGGTAATTATGGCAAAGCTCCACGATAACGGAGCTAAGAGAGCAAATATAAATCCTTTCATATCTAAATGCTCCTCTATTTCCCCCTGCCGTACAATTATAATAGCGAGGACTATTAAAAATGCACCGAATATTATCTGTGGGCTGATATTTCTTCCGAGAAACAAATATGCCCATAAAATTGCCCAGAGAGGATAAGATGAAGTTATGGGCACCGTCCTTGAAACACCCATGATTTTCATAGCGTTAAAGAAAAAGTAATCTCCGATAACAAACCCGAACTGGGCAGAGACAAATGCAACCATAAGCTGGAGGGGTGTTAAGTTTAAAACTTCCTCCCAGTTTCCATTAACCGTAAAGAAGATTGCATAGACAACGGCAATAATGTAGAGCCTAACTATATTTACCGTTATGGCACCTTTGTTTTTCATGCTTATTTTCAACAGTATTGAGGAGACTCCCCACCCAAACGCTGACAGCAGTGACAATATTACTCCGAACATCAACGGATTCATGTGATCTCGTCTTCCACTTAGCTTAAAAACTTAACGTTTCGACAAATATCATAAATGAATTTATAAGCATTTAAAGTTGAAAAGTTTCGGATGATGACCTCGGCAGAACTGAGCTCTGCAATGATGACGATCTTGAGTGCTGATAAAATTTAAAATCAGCGAACAAGGACGTTTATTCTCTTTGGGACAATATTTATGCCATATTCTCTTGAAACATCTTCCATAGCCTTCTTTATTGTCCTAATAGCATCCTCTTTTATTTTATCGTCAGAAATTCCTGAAAATGTCCCAAATAATCCCCCAACTTCCTCTTTTGCAAAGCTGACTTCAAATATAACTTCCACGTTTGAACCCGTGAAGTTCCAGTTCATCTTGAGCCACTTAAAAGTGACCCTTGGAAGCAATTTAAGGTCATTCTGGACTCTTGATTTCAAAGTTTCCATAGCAGGTTCAATACGGCTTTTGAGCAACGTTTGCTCTACATCTTTTTTCTTGTCTTCAGTTAGGAACGACAGCTCCTCAATACCTGCTTCTTTAAGAAGCTTTTCTACCTCTTTTTCTATTTCCGATTTTTTCTTGAGGATTTCTGCAGCTTTTGTACTTACTTGAGACTCCATGACACTCGATGGTTGTTGAGGCATTATACTTTCAACCTCTACCTTGTGCACCCATACATATTTCTTAAGAGCCTTCCCTATCTCCCGAGCATGCTTTTTAGCAAGAGCGGTCACAAATGATTCGATCTGGATTCTGCTCATATTGGCTGCAGAAGCGTGAAGCTTTATGTTGATTTCGTGCTCTTTTCTTCCTTCGACCTCTACTTCCATCTTTTCAACTCTAATCCCCGCATCTTCTATGTCCCTTAGAAGGGCCTTTGAATAGGCACTAAAGTACGTTCTGAATTCTGGATCGATTGTAAGAGATATCTTGGGAGTAACTTGAACTGTCGGTGGCTTTTTAAGTCGCCACAGCTCAACCTCCCCTCTTTCTTTTTCCTCCATGGTATCAACTTTCTCACCAGCTATTACGTTCACCTTTACGGTTCTAATTATTGGCTTCAGTCCAGAAACTCTCCCTATAACAGGTATGTGCCTATTGGCAAAGAATAGAATCTTTCTTTTTGCAATTTCAATGCTCTTTTCGTCCCCGACATTTGCATTGAGTTGAATTGTTAAGTATACTACCCCAGTTCCAATTTCACCGCGAATTTCTACCTCATTAAGGACTGTATCGTTCATCTTCTTAATGTCATTGAGAAGAACTTTTGAGTACTCTTTGAATGCCTCTTCAAGAGCAGGTTTAAATGCTTCGCTTCCAATTATTTCAATCTTCACCTTAAGCTCTTCTTTTTTAGCTACCTTTTGAGAAGCTGGTTTAGGAGCCTCTTTAGGAACTTTGACTGGCTTTTCCTCCAGGGGTTTTTCTATTATCTCGGGAACTTTTGCCTTTTTCACCTCTTTGACTTTCTCAATTTGAGGTGCAGGTTTTGTTCGCTCCTCCCTCTTAACTTTTTCTAAAACCTGTTCCAGGAGTTTCTCCTTTTCAAGAACTTCAGAAAACTCACTCTGCTTGGGAACTCCGAGGAATTCCTCAATGCCAATTTTAGGGGTTGCGCTATAGATCTCAATGTTGTCTGCAATAGACAGCTTAAGCGTTATCTCATCGAGGGTATATACATCGATGACCATTGGATTTGAAAGGAGCAACTTGAGAGCA
Above is a genomic segment from Thermococcus sp. SY098 containing:
- a CDS encoding ATP pyrophosphatase, encoding MRGVAFFSGGKDGLYATYLAERQGIEIPYLLAMKTTIGLSPHYENLSELKKLADAMNKKLLIFDMAKGSEALAEFIASLDVDYIIAGDVLLEDHLKWVELLAEKSGTRTLEPLWGRNTFELAKEIINAGFEYSIIAVNKEKLSKEWLGYTFRSIRDLEQFLKENPNVDPVGEFAEFHTVVLKCPLFEKSFELKPEEVEEGERYWWLRFRLVRA
- the cobZ gene encoding alpha-ribazole phosphatase CobZ yields the protein MKAGEILRRLESKGITLKKMLDTALELYIGEDVERIREKLKPLMLHYLKDVNVQALFMAALLLEENFKVKGDPVNLVADELIGINIAEYIGGKIALFNFFYYDTKKPGILKELPPFLDDAVGGFIAGCMTKLFEPMNFDSAETPSGGR
- the cobS gene encoding adenosylcobinamide-GDP ribazoletransferase, producing the protein MKNIISFMTRIPLEGDFEKARQEIWAFPMLAVITSALSTIVLYFNAPLKNILAVLLLYFTIGLLHLDGLADFADGIMTKGDRERKIKAMKDLNTGIAGIFAVVMVLLIQVYSLSYTPFYALFLAELNSKYAMVLALSTKKPLGDGLGAYFMEAMSRKQLLLATMIYILLLVPFFLYEWRTVISVLGFLIGAYIIKLSLDNFGGLNGDCIGAVAEITRGGTLLILAFIW
- a CDS encoding NTP transferase domain-containing protein, which produces MIIILAGGKSTRMGKEKPVLRIANKPMLLWIYEQAEKVDEVLVALSKNTPKTRELCLREGIPFIETSGKGYVHDVQGLLKEFGPFVSISADVPFVKAGDFWLIKKAFDGRKSLTGVLPLSLVPKDLHPVTYRGCAIVGLNAVAEEGEEFFKLTNPLLALNVNTLEELELAEKIAKLIYSPKLLKM
- a CDS encoding cobyric acid synthase, producing the protein MGKALMIQGTSSGAGKSLLTLALCRIFTDMGYDVVPFKSQNMSLNSAPSIEGGEISRAQYLQALACRKKPSINFNPILLKPEGNMRSQIVFMGKPIGSVSAREYMLSKKEELFKKAMQVLDELLEKHDIVVIEGAGSPVEINLKDYDIANMRVAKHANAKVILVTDIDRGGSFASIVGTMELLSKEERELVIGFVFNKFRGDASLLKPGFEYLERKYGKKVLGVIPYTEHKIPEEDSLVSFPKVKGDLHIQIIKLPHISNFTDFEPLHWANGVDYVTKAEEIKGDLIIIPGSKNTIEDLLWMRENGIEDAVIQAHKDGAFVVGICGGFQMLGEKIIDKIESKRGRVRGIGLLKAKTVFAKTKRTNHLKAEIMWEPMRGLNVDGYEIRMGRSVSKNPFSIIRKINGVKTFEPEGAVGKRVFGTYLHGIFHNFEFTERFLNMLRLEKGLEPITVQKWSIEEEIERFAKIVERNLDISYILRSLGL
- a CDS encoding radical SAM protein yields the protein MTNVYHIVQFQSGDAYVLFHGCHWRCSYCVWAFEKWNLCLPDDLKRKLDKLWIRGDIKFLSIEEVVRILKENGVKLAFFGGGEPTIDRELKPLIKRLKKEGIDVWLITNGELLDKELVDLVRGITFSIKALDNELHKKITGVSNYKALKNFKRFAKSGKIVAETVYVKGIVECNEILKIAKFIASLNPKIRFRIDPLVQNPVYEEVDECIRKVRRILPNTYRIKATGKGEPPNLLYPEVSKIWERPS
- a CDS encoding ABC transporter substrate-binding protein, producing the protein MKRKVALILTILMFGVIIAGCINQQTSSTQSTTPTSTTTQATSSKEMTAAHTTSTTKAPTETEQRKYPITITDFADRKVTIEKEPQRIVSLAPSITETLYFLGALDKVVGVTQYDDFPPGVQEGRTIIGGFSNPNIEIIASLKPDLIIATSMHLKYLTQLEQIAPVVIIDPKNMDDIYKAIELLGKVVDKEEQAQKVVADMKSKVEEIQNAVKSKPKVKVFYVVWNNPLMTAGKGTFIDDLIKLAGGENVFSDVEGWAQVSVEQVLAKDPEVIILTPHCGMTVQDVYHSELSKTTAAKEGKVVVIQNDNVLVRPSPRIVIGLEELAKVIHPDVFGGKYPLTVIDFMNRTVTIEKEPQRIVSLAPSITETLFYIGAGDKVVGVTKYDDFPPQVANITKIGGFSDPNIEIIASLKPDLIIGTSMHLKYLDQLQQIAPVIIVAPRNIDEIYKQIELLGKVTNREEYAQSVVNEMKAKVEYITSIVKDKPKPKVFFISWWNPIYTPGRDTFQGDLIELAGGENVFNDLTGWAQVSIEQVLARNPEIIILSAHAGISPEQLCETELAKTDAVKNGRVYVISDDNIISRPGPRIVLGLEELAEFIHPEVFNYEPQPLKCSTSVSG
- the cobT gene encoding nicotinate mononucleotide-dependent phosphoribosyltransferase CobT, producing MMLVVLGNTEVSTIPGISVAGATPELTKLTPPADAEYLFYEKPEIIDVIPVTPEGHPTPAIITKAAKELADFPIVIVRGGTYLAPLVPHIHISDVVGRDFRREKALPEAEKIIEKAKLFGQQLDKLNLREIVIGESTPGGTTTAQAVLWALGYDARTSSASPDNPQSLKEQVIMEGFKRAGIEKGGFANEPLRALEEFGDPMMATVIGLSQGFKGNVVLAGGTQMLAIAALLKAMGEDLSRFMIATTKWVVNDESSTFKKTAKDIGIIYYYAELDFSKSKFKGLQDYERGYVKEGVGAGGAVWLAVKRGFTVDDVAKKVDELYERLMEIGGKA
- a CDS encoding adenosylcobinamide amidohydrolase encodes the protein MVGKHYIHAFKEPMLSLSNAPHNGGLFRANGFFFMHVHKNYSGNYKEDCLNFEKQNGLRDFVGFMTAADIPKVLVHAKNGRVEAYITAGITNPAIAGDEPPPWKPGTINIALIISEGLSVGALANAIMTATEAKTYTLLKLGYNATGTTSDGIGVFAYEGREEWAGTATKLGISIGKAVRKALKESLVKWEKIKD
- a CDS encoding CBS domain-containing protein, coding for MVILPRPIDPREIRRIRKELGITQEELAKRAGVTQAYIAKLESGRVDPRLSTFNRILEALLQCKKAQLKAKDVMSSPIIAVKPYDQVDKIIKLMNEHNISQVPVIAGNKVVGSVTEKTLVRKSLEYEDIYERKAMEVMEEPFPIVNEEEDIEVVKYLLEEHPAVIVQNKEGKPVGIITRSDLFRLK
- a CDS encoding DMT family transporter; amino-acid sequence: MNPLMFGVILSLLSAFGWGVSSILLKISMKNKGAITVNIVRLYIIAVVYAIFFTVNGNWEEVLNLTPLQLMVAFVSAQFGFVIGDYFFFNAMKIMGVSRTVPITSSYPLWAILWAYLFLGRNISPQIIFGAFLIVLAIIIVRQGEIEEHLDMKGFIFALLAPLSWSFAIITMEWLSAQISPFTLAGLRMMFAALGISVFVKKYESEIKTITKRELTALAGAAFLGLFIGQYSFVKAVSLVGSPIAAPITAINPIISATLAILILREPPNSKILTGLVMAVIGVILISTA